In Actinomyces marmotae, the DNA window GGATCCTCGACCCCTACGACCTCATCCTCAAGATGCACACCAAGCGCAGCCCCTGGCGCGAGGAGCACGCCGAGCTCGCCGGCAGCGGTGAGACCTGGAAGCAGCAGTTCCTGGACGACCTCGCGGGGTCGCGGGAGACGATCGAGGGCATCCTCGCCGCTTTCGCCGCCGATCCCGCCCTGGGCGTGCTCACCGCCACCGACTCCATCGTCGGCAAGCAGTTCTGGGGTGGGGACCAGCGCATCGTTGAGCAGCTCCTGCGCCGCCTCGAACTGAGGATCGATCCTGACGAGCTCGAGTTCGCCTCCGGCTCCATGTACTGGTGCCGCGGCCTGGTACTCCAGGGCCTGCGCGCCCTCAACCTCCAGGCGGCCGACTTCGACCCCGAGGCTGGCCAAGTGGACGGCACCACCGCGCACGCCGTCGAGAGGATTGTCGGCATCGTCACCAGGGAGGCCGGGCTGCGCACCGTGGAGCCCGAGTCCATCCAGGAGATCCTCGCCGCCCCGGGCACCGACCGTCAGGGCTGGCACCGCTTCGACCGCGATGCTGAGCGAGTCCCGGCCGCCACCGTTATTCCCTTCTACCTGCCCCAGTTCCACGACTCCCCGCAGAACAACGTGTGGTGGGGCAAGGGCTTCACCGAGTGGTCCAACGTCGTGGGCGCCGTGCCCGCGTGGCGCGGCCACTACCAGCCCAAGCAGCCCACGGAGCTGGGCTACTACGACCTGGAGATGGACTCCGTGCGCGCCGCTCAGGCCGAGTTGGCCAGCTCCCACGGCCTGGCCGGCTTCATGTACTACTACTACTGGTTCTCCGGCGAGCGGATCCTCAACCGCCCCATCGAGAAGCTGCGGGCCTCGGACCTCGATTTCCCGTACTGCATCATGTGGGCCAATGAGAACTGGACGCGCCGCTGGGACGGCCGCAGCCAGGACGTCCTCATCGGCCAGGACTACCACAAGGTCCCCGCCGAGGACTTCATCGACGACGTCATGGAGTTCCTCCTGGACCCCCGCTATATGCGCGTGGACGGCAAGGCGCTCATCGCTGTCTACCGACCCGCCCAGATGGAGAACTTCCCGCAGGTCGTGGCCGCCTGGCGCGAGCGCGCCCGGGCCGCGGGCGTCGGCGAGCTCCACGTCATTGCCGTGTCCGTGGCCAAGGAGTTCGACGGCGTCGGTGAGGACTACCACGCCAATGGGCTCGACGGCACCCTGGAGTTCGCCCCCCACAACCTGCCGTGGATCGCGGGCCCGGCCCTCGACGTCGGCCTGGACAAGCGCTGGCGCGGCAACTTCATGAGTTATCAGGCCACCCTCAAGGCCTCCTTGCGCAACGCGGTGCGCCTGACCGAGCACGAGTACCC includes these proteins:
- a CDS encoding glycoside hydrolase family 99-like domain-containing protein, giving the protein MTRISKHGAARRVTYFAARGRNAAANLIATGSVRGYRPKHPADFAAFVDRLGGRQDSGFPDKWRVDPAFRVESPARIAVVIHCFYPELMDELFAHLRLMPVDFDLFITNASGEAVRVPDDLSHLGTSVVVEVDNHGRDILPTVNLVNSGILDPYDLILKMHTKRSPWREEHAELAGSGETWKQQFLDDLAGSRETIEGILAAFAADPALGVLTATDSIVGKQFWGGDQRIVEQLLRRLELRIDPDELEFASGSMYWCRGLVLQGLRALNLQAADFDPEAGQVDGTTAHAVERIVGIVTREAGLRTVEPESIQEILAAPGTDRQGWHRFDRDAERVPAATVIPFYLPQFHDSPQNNVWWGKGFTEWSNVVGAVPAWRGHYQPKQPTELGYYDLEMDSVRAAQAELASSHGLAGFMYYYYWFSGERILNRPIEKLRASDLDFPYCIMWANENWTRRWDGRSQDVLIGQDYHKVPAEDFIDDVMEFLLDPRYMRVDGKALIAVYRPAQMENFPQVVAAWRERARAAGVGELHVIAVSVAKEFDGVGEDYHANGLDGTLEFAPHNLPWIAGPALDVGLDKRWRGNFMSYQATLKASLRNAVRLTEHEYPGAMVTFDNTARRQWRADAWYGSNPYSFHRWVAGLIRAVAGREEADRLVFINAWNEWAESAVLEPTTRYGRTYLLALRQAIWS